In Clarias gariepinus isolate MV-2021 ecotype Netherlands chromosome 9, CGAR_prim_01v2, whole genome shotgun sequence, a single window of DNA contains:
- the inavaa gene encoding innate immunity activator protein, translated as MDCKEEISDSDSGIMLNSGPDSPTSPVKDLNTHTRAMRLKQQALEDRLELCLRELKKLCIREAELTGKLSSDYPLLPNEKPPQIRRRIGASFKLDEGLLPHGDGEESELHSLEADLALQRQIYEAARRLSLEENISKPVRKSRLQQCKREEKKMKELQETMLKHSLIHGSVLPKTCCFSRQRDLCISDDSSLSDAAAHDDDLEPGPMSPTALNSVTGFLHVPGLSHCSGPKHAGSNSSLEYERTPVQNMPWRESSLDQPYQKQKILPSASSSRSSSPSGSSLDQRLDDIPPAPQFVFKSLAMRKNNSNSAPSTPELPLRRHISQSFRFPRPKPEVSKPSLDLSRGRTKLPRRHVTDFALVYSVQRLYQCSSEDSSSEHSISSYSSSSSHELTSELSKACPPPYGFQRPAQHKSQGQRSTPNNLPKNNQTLNKQLNKQTVTSPSQVNIHDRMLPERDIRKLNLSLTPLSTNKQQIELTSPKRVLKPPPPYHRLTRTPSLKEYPNHPSRLLPRDVVTNDLRTWHLINNGGEIKIRPLERHGSTRAKRTPDQEPPPYHKIQFQRQTTQKVVLQRAPDGTPLQWYEEDECEIVSQV; from the exons ATGGACTGTAAGGAAGAGATCAGTGACTCAGACAGTGGGATCATGCTAAATTCTG GTCCAGACAGTCCTACATCTCCCGTGAAGGACCTCAACACTCACACACGGGCCATGAGGCTTAAGCAACAGGCTCTGGAGGACAGACTGGAGCTGTGTCTTCGGGAGCTGAAGAAACTGTGCATCAGAGAAGCA gAACTTACTGGAAAGCTGTCATCTGACTATCCTTTGCTGCCGAATGAGAAACCACCACAGATCAGGCGACGCATTGGCGCGTCCTTTAAACTGGATGAAGGGTTGCTTCCCCATGGAGATGGAGAG GAATCAGAATTGCATTCACTTGAGGCGGATCTGGCCCTCCAGAGGCAGATATATGAAGCAGCTCGAAGGCTGTCCCTTGAGGAAAACATCAGCAAGCCGGTGAGGAAGAGTCGACTGCAGCAATGTAAGCGtgaggaaaagaaaatgaaagagctCCAGGAAACTATGTTAAAACACAGCCTCATCCATGGATCTGTCTTACCAAAGACTTGCTGTTTCTCCAGACAGAGAG ACCTGTGCATATCTGATGACAGCTCTTTGTCTGACGCTGCTGCCCATGATGATG ATTTAGAGCCAGGCCCAATGTCCCCGACGGCTCTGAATTCCGTGACTGGTTTCCTGCATGTGCCAGGCCTCTCACATTGCAGTGGACCAAAACATGCAGGTTCCAACTCTAGCCTGGAATACGAGCGAACACCTGTCCAAAACATGCCATGGAGAGAATCCAGTCTAGATCAGCCATATCAGAAGCAAAAGATTCTTCCCTCTGCCAGCAGCAGCAGATCAAG cAGTCCATCAGGATCGTCACTAGACCAGAGACTCGATGACATCCCTCCTGCTCCCCAGTTTGTGTTCAAAAGCCTGGCAATGCGCAAAAATAACTCCAACAGCGCCCCCTCCACCCCGGAGCTGCCACTGCGCCGCCACATCTCCCAGTCCTTCAG GTTTCCCAGGCCCAAGCCAGAAGTAAGCAAACCGAGCTTAGATCTGAGCCGTGGGAGGACGAAGCTCCCGCGTCGCCATGTCACTGATTTTGCCTTGGTTTACTCAGTGCAACGTCTGTATCAGTGCAGCTCAGAGGACAGCAGCTCAGAGCACTCCATATCCTCCTACAGCAGCTCCTCCAGCCATGAGCTAACATCTGAGTTGAGCAAAGCCTGCCCACCTCCTTACGGTTTCCAGCGCCCCGCTCAACACAAGTCCCAGGGCCAGCGATCAACCCCCAACAACCTTCCCAAAAACAACCAAACTCTGAACAAacagttaaacaaacaaactgtgaCCAGCCCCAGTCAAGTTAATATCCATGACAGGATGCTGCCAGAAAGAGATATAAGAAAGCTGAACCTGTCTTTGACTCCCTTAAGCACAAATAAGCAACAAATAGAATTGACTTCACCTAAGCGTGTACTTAAACCCCCTCCACCGTACCACAGGCTAACCCGCACACCTTCACTGAAGGAGTATCCCAATCATCCTAGCAGGCTGCTTCCCCGAGATGTGGTCACAAATGATCTTAGGACATGGCACTTGATCAACAATGGGGGTGAAATTAAGATTCGGCCACTGGAACGACACGGGTCTACGCGTGCTAAACGCACACCAGATCAAGAGCCGCCACCTTACCACAAGATCCAATTTCAGAGACAG ACTACTCAGAAAGTGGTCCTACAGCGTGCTCCTGATGGAACTCCTCTGCAGTGGTACGAGGAAGATGAATGTGAGATTGTAAGCCAGGTCTAG
- the cfap276 gene encoding cilia- and flagella-associated protein 276 has product MNQFRTTAEMTRDRDPFPFPKYENDDTLTRSKTCQKQVFTKPTHIAQTEDPWRRLNDNLTFSSMRRSVLYHKETPKDSLDFHLSAVYDNHLNFLLNKNEILFQEETLTGDRRDNKDDAPKDDDHMKIRMWVNPQKVSIYSIKGAIESHHNASTNRGYSRKVDGGFYSM; this is encoded by the exons ATGAACCAGTTCAGAACAACTGCAGAAATGACGCGAGATCGAGACCCCTTTCCTTTCCCCAAATATGAGAATGATGACACTTTAACCAGAAGTAAAACATGCCAG AAACAGGTCTTTACAAAACCCACCCACATTGCGCAGACTGAGGATCCGTGGAGACGCTTAAACGACAATTTGACCTTTTCCAGCATGAGGAGAAGTGTTCTGTACCATAAAGAG ACTCCAAAAGACAGCCTGGACTTCCATCTTAGCGCTGTTTACGATAATCATCTGAATTTTCTTCTGAATAAGAATGAAATCCTGTTCCAGGAAGAGACTTTAACGGGGGACCGAAG AGACAACAAGGACGATGCTCCAAAAGATGATGATCATATGAAAATAAGAATGTGGGTGAATCCTCAAAAAGTTTCCATTTACAGCATTAAGGGAGCGATCG AGTCTCACCACAACGCTTCTACAAACCGAGGTTACTCCAGGAAGGTGGATGGCGGGTTTTATTCAATGTAA